From a single Limibacillus halophilus genomic region:
- a CDS encoding helicase HerA-like domain-containing protein: MTDDLGIFIGKGETAQFLDLARANRHGLIAGATGTGKTVSLQILAEGFSDRGVPVFLSDVKGDLSGISQPGAPKDFLFKRAETIGLEGYGFKPYPTVFWDIFGEQGHPIRATISEMGPLLLSRLLELNDTQEGVLNVAFAVADRQGLLLLDLNDLRSMLTFVAENASQISVEYGHVTAASLGAIQRRLLTLKTQGGDRFFGEPALKLADFMRTTYEGRGFINILAADKLVTSPKVYATMLLWLISELFEELPEVGDPEKPRLVFFFDEAHLLFSDAPKALLDRVAQVVRLIRSKGVGVYFVTQNPLDVPEEVLGQLGNRVQHALRAFTPRDAKAVRSAAQTFRQNPAFDAETAITELGVGEALTSTLDRKGVPSIVQRTLIRPPSSRLGPASQAERQEVIARSPVAGVYDTAIDRESAHEILTRRAAEKAATEASEREAEQRAKEQQKLERESKRAPSRRSNRQGIGEAFAKSVVRTIGSQIGRQLLRGILGSLTKG, encoded by the coding sequence ATGACCGACGACCTTGGAATCTTCATCGGCAAGGGCGAGACAGCACAGTTTCTCGACCTTGCCCGGGCTAATCGGCACGGCTTGATCGCCGGCGCGACAGGGACGGGCAAAACCGTGTCCCTGCAGATTCTAGCGGAAGGTTTTTCGGATCGGGGCGTTCCGGTCTTCCTGTCCGATGTGAAGGGCGACCTCTCGGGAATTAGTCAACCAGGCGCGCCGAAGGATTTTCTTTTCAAACGGGCCGAGACCATTGGCTTGGAAGGCTACGGCTTCAAGCCCTACCCAACGGTATTTTGGGACATCTTCGGCGAACAGGGGCACCCTATCCGCGCGACGATTTCCGAAATGGGGCCCTTGCTTCTCTCGCGATTGTTGGAGTTGAACGACACCCAGGAAGGCGTCCTGAACGTCGCATTCGCGGTTGCCGACCGCCAGGGACTCCTGCTGTTGGATCTCAACGATCTGCGCTCGATGTTGACTTTCGTGGCGGAGAACGCCTCCCAGATTTCTGTTGAGTACGGCCATGTGACCGCCGCCTCGTTGGGCGCCATCCAGCGCCGCCTTTTGACGTTGAAGACCCAGGGCGGCGATCGGTTCTTCGGCGAGCCCGCGCTCAAGCTGGCCGATTTCATGCGCACCACCTACGAAGGGCGGGGCTTCATAAACATTCTGGCTGCCGATAAGCTGGTGACCTCGCCAAAGGTGTACGCAACCATGCTGTTATGGCTGATCTCCGAGCTTTTCGAGGAGTTGCCGGAGGTAGGGGACCCGGAAAAGCCCCGATTGGTCTTCTTCTTCGATGAAGCACACCTGCTGTTTAGCGACGCTCCCAAGGCTTTGTTGGACCGTGTCGCACAGGTTGTGCGGCTCATTCGATCGAAGGGAGTCGGCGTCTATTTCGTTACCCAGAACCCGCTTGATGTTCCCGAGGAGGTCCTTGGCCAGCTTGGCAACCGGGTCCAGCACGCACTGCGCGCCTTCACGCCCCGTGACGCGAAGGCTGTTCGGTCGGCCGCCCAGACGTTCCGGCAAAACCCTGCCTTCGATGCCGAAACGGCCATCACCGAACTTGGGGTTGGCGAAGCTTTGACCTCGACACTAGATCGCAAGGGCGTCCCCAGTATCGTACAACGAACCTTGATTCGCCCGCCGTCATCCAGGCTTGGCCCTGCCAGCCAGGCGGAGCGCCAGGAAGTGATCGCGCGCAGTCCGGTGGCCGGGGTTTACGACACCGCCATAGACCGTGAGTCCGCACACGAAATTTTGACTCGCCGAGCGGCCGAGAAAGCAGCTACCGAGGCATCGGAGCGCGAGGCAGAACAACGGGCTAAGGAACAGCAAAAACTCGAACGCGAGAGCAAGCGCGCGCCCTCTCGAAGATCAAACCGCCAAGGGATCGGCGAGGCTTTTGCAAAATCTGTGGTGCGTACGATCGGTTCGCAAATCGGCCGGCAACTTCTTAGAGGAATCCTGGGGTCACTTACAAAAGGTTAG
- a CDS encoding YbfB/YjiJ family MFS transporter, producing the protein MTERSSASSILLATGGLITLATAMGIGRFVYTPILPFMQEALDLTPPQAGLIASANFLGYLLGALAASKSHLPGDRRLWFLSALGVSAATTAAMGLVDEMAPFLLLRFVSGVASAFALIFSAAYILEALTQAGRGKLSALFFAGVGVGIVVSSLLVSALAAFGGSWSSLWLASGLLSFGGLIAVIRLVPARKTVQAAAPPVRREGKRDTRLIALIIAYGLFGFGYVITATFISTMVRSDPLLQPIEPYVWLTVGVAAAPSVAFWGWMGRRIGNDRSFVVACLVQAFGVALSVLSTDLVAVLLAAALLGGTFMGLTALGLMHARSLSQGDPRRSLGLMTAAFGLGQVIGPGFAGYTHDLTGSFTAPSLVAAGLLVVAAGLGLKARA; encoded by the coding sequence ATGACGGAAAGATCATCGGCATCATCCATACTGTTGGCGACCGGCGGCCTCATTACCCTGGCAACGGCGATGGGCATCGGGCGTTTCGTCTACACACCCATCCTGCCCTTCATGCAGGAGGCGTTGGATCTGACGCCGCCCCAAGCCGGCCTCATCGCCTCCGCTAATTTTCTTGGATACTTGTTGGGCGCGCTGGCCGCATCGAAGTCACACCTTCCAGGCGATCGTCGCCTCTGGTTCCTATCCGCATTGGGCGTTAGCGCGGCAACGACTGCAGCTATGGGGCTAGTCGATGAGATGGCCCCGTTCCTGTTGTTGCGGTTCGTGAGCGGCGTGGCGAGTGCTTTTGCCTTGATCTTCTCGGCGGCCTATATCCTCGAGGCGCTGACCCAGGCTGGTCGCGGTAAGCTCTCAGCCTTGTTCTTCGCGGGTGTCGGCGTCGGCATCGTTGTCTCGTCGCTGCTGGTTAGTGCTTTGGCGGCGTTTGGCGGCAGTTGGAGCAGCCTTTGGTTGGCCAGCGGGCTTTTGTCATTCGGTGGGCTGATAGCGGTGATTCGCCTTGTGCCCGCTCGAAAGACCGTTCAAGCGGCCGCTCCCCCAGTCCGGCGTGAAGGCAAGCGGGACACGCGCTTGATCGCCCTTATCATCGCTTACGGGCTTTTCGGGTTCGGTTACGTCATCACCGCCACTTTCATCTCGACCATGGTGCGCAGCGATCCACTGTTGCAGCCCATCGAGCCTTACGTCTGGCTGACGGTCGGCGTGGCCGCGGCCCCTTCGGTGGCTTTCTGGGGATGGATGGGACGCCGGATCGGGAATGATCGCAGCTTTGTCGTGGCTTGTCTCGTCCAGGCCTTTGGTGTGGCTCTCAGCGTCCTCTCGACCGACCTCGTGGCGGTGTTGCTGGCGGCGGCCCTGCTGGGTGGAACCTTCATGGGCCTGACTGCTTTGGGCCTGATGCACGCGCGCTCGCTGTCGCAAGGAGACCCGCGCCGCAGCCTGGGCTTGATGACGGCGGCCTTCGGACTGGGCCAAGTGATCGGGCCGGGGTTCGCGGGCTACACCCACGACCTGACCGGCTCCTTCACCGCACCCTCCCTGGTCGCGGCAGGTCTGCTGGTCGTCGCGGCCGGCCTTGGGTTGAAAGCGCGGGCCTGA
- a CDS encoding cation:proton antiporter domain-containing protein — protein MHEPDLLVDVTVILLAAITAAALFQRLKVSVVLGYLLAGVVVGPGALGLVARNETIDLLAELGVVFLLFSVGLELPLQRLRTLRNQMLGLGLAQVVATIVVILALLWLAGFNPAEAFVLAAALALSSTALVLRMLSESREIATRVGRNALAVLLTQDVVVAVLLVAVGILGQTSDVGWEGLALIAGRVALALVLFLFLAPRLTQFLFSRVAALALPEIFTALTLLIVILFAWVSEAVGLSMGLGAFIAGMLLAETSYRHQVAADILPFRVLLLGLFFLSVGMSLDLSYAFAEADKVLGLAIGLLAIKGVILFVIASSARQMPGEALRLSLLLAQGGEFSFVLIGVGAGHGLVGAENAQLFIVAVAISMIATPLLAKAGRTLQRRIDHPRAALPESEGENKETPEDHVVIAGFGRLGRTLAGNLTQDNLPYIAVDISGQEVDLARREGFRVYFGDATRPEVLEALHLGAARAVAICISDPEHTSQLVALIHYIFPEMPILARAYDERHAAELRALGATDVITELSATGRQFARKLGAGTTRDD, from the coding sequence ATGCACGAACCAGACTTACTAGTTGACGTAACGGTCATTCTGCTGGCAGCCATAACCGCTGCAGCGCTCTTCCAACGTCTCAAGGTAAGTGTGGTTCTGGGCTATCTCCTGGCAGGCGTCGTTGTGGGCCCGGGCGCGCTGGGTCTTGTCGCCCGCAACGAGACCATCGATTTACTGGCCGAGCTGGGCGTTGTGTTCCTACTATTCTCCGTTGGCCTGGAATTACCCCTGCAGCGTCTGCGAACCCTGCGCAATCAGATGTTGGGGCTCGGCCTGGCTCAGGTCGTGGCAACCATAGTGGTGATCCTGGCCCTACTCTGGCTGGCGGGTTTCAATCCGGCGGAAGCTTTCGTCCTCGCCGCCGCGCTCGCCCTGTCTTCCACCGCACTCGTTTTGCGGATGCTGTCGGAAAGCCGCGAGATCGCAACCCGCGTCGGCCGCAATGCCCTGGCGGTTCTATTGACCCAGGATGTCGTCGTCGCCGTTCTCCTTGTGGCGGTCGGAATCCTTGGGCAAACGAGCGACGTCGGCTGGGAGGGGCTGGCATTGATCGCCGGGCGCGTGGCGCTGGCACTGGTGCTGTTCCTATTCCTTGCGCCACGGCTGACACAGTTCCTGTTTTCCCGCGTTGCCGCCTTGGCCTTGCCGGAAATCTTTACCGCCCTGACCCTCTTGATCGTCATTCTCTTCGCCTGGGTCAGCGAAGCCGTCGGCCTGTCCATGGGCCTGGGAGCCTTCATCGCGGGTATGCTGCTTGCCGAGACCAGTTATCGCCACCAGGTGGCTGCCGATATCTTGCCTTTCCGTGTCCTGTTGTTGGGGCTTTTCTTCTTGTCCGTGGGTATGTCCTTGGACCTCTCCTATGCCTTCGCCGAGGCGGACAAGGTTTTGGGCTTGGCTATCGGATTACTCGCGATCAAGGGTGTAATCCTCTTTGTCATCGCAAGCAGCGCCCGTCAGATGCCTGGAGAGGCACTGCGGCTGTCGCTTCTGCTTGCCCAGGGTGGTGAATTCTCCTTTGTCCTGATCGGGGTCGGCGCCGGGCATGGATTGGTCGGCGCGGAGAACGCCCAGCTTTTCATCGTCGCGGTGGCTATCAGTATGATCGCAACGCCCCTACTGGCTAAAGCCGGACGGACCCTGCAACGCCGCATAGATCATCCCAGAGCCGCGCTGCCGGAGTCCGAGGGAGAAAATAAGGAAACACCGGAGGACCACGTAGTGATCGCGGGGTTTGGACGCCTGGGTCGGACTCTGGCCGGCAATCTTACCCAAGATAACCTGCCCTACATCGCCGTCGATATCAGCGGTCAGGAGGTCGACCTGGCCCGGCGAGAGGGTTTCCGCGTTTACTTCGGTGACGCAACCCGCCCGGAAGTCCTGGAGGCCCTGCACCTCGGCGCGGCCCGCGCGGTGGCGATCTGCATCAGCGACCCCGAGCACACCAGCCAGTTGGTTGCCTTGATTCACTACATTTTTCCGGAAATGCCGATTCTGGCCCGCGCCTACGACGAACGACACGCCGCTGAATTGAGGGCGCTGGGGGCCACCGACGTTATCACCGAGCTTTCGGCCACCGGCCGACAGTTCGCGCGCAAACTAGGCGCGGGCACGACCAGGGACGACTGA
- a CDS encoding methionine synthase, whose amino-acid sequence MLRTTIAGSLPKPHWLAEPEKLWAAWQYEGEALVQAQRDAALAWVKHQEDCGIDIVTEGEQFRIHFVHGFLQQVEGIDWDKKTKMGIRDNRYEVDVPTVTAPVKRKGSVHGAQAAFVRSHTKNELKFTLPGPMTICDTIADGHYGRRADMAMAFAEILNEEARELEALGVDVIQFDEPAFNVFMKDVQDWGVVALERAIEGLACKTAVHICYGYGIKANIDWKKTLGSEWRQYEEIFPALNRSKVQQVSLECANSKVPLSLLALLDQKELLVGAIDVASLDVETPEQVAQTLRQAMAYAEPERIFPCTNCGMAPLPRHVAEGKLEALGAGAKLLRRDLGVT is encoded by the coding sequence ATGCTGCGCACGACGATTGCGGGAAGCCTGCCAAAGCCGCATTGGCTGGCAGAACCTGAAAAGCTATGGGCCGCCTGGCAGTATGAAGGCGAAGCGCTTGTCCAGGCGCAACGCGACGCGGCCCTGGCCTGGGTAAAGCATCAGGAAGATTGCGGCATCGATATCGTGACCGAGGGCGAGCAGTTCCGCATCCATTTTGTCCATGGCTTCTTGCAGCAAGTCGAAGGCATCGATTGGGATAAGAAGACAAAGATGGGAATCCGCGACAATCGCTACGAAGTCGATGTACCGACGGTCACGGCACCGGTTAAGCGCAAAGGCTCCGTTCATGGCGCCCAGGCCGCGTTTGTACGCAGCCATACCAAAAACGAGCTGAAGTTCACCCTGCCTGGACCCATGACGATCTGTGACACGATCGCGGACGGTCACTACGGCCGTCGCGCCGACATGGCCATGGCCTTCGCGGAAATTCTCAACGAGGAAGCCCGCGAACTCGAGGCCCTTGGTGTCGATGTCATTCAGTTCGACGAGCCGGCCTTCAACGTCTTCATGAAGGATGTCCAGGATTGGGGCGTGGTCGCCCTGGAGCGGGCCATAGAGGGTCTCGCCTGCAAGACGGCCGTCCACATCTGCTACGGCTACGGCATCAAGGCCAACATCGATTGGAAGAAAACCCTGGGCAGCGAGTGGCGCCAGTACGAAGAAATCTTCCCGGCACTCAACCGAAGCAAAGTCCAGCAGGTTTCCCTGGAATGCGCCAATTCAAAAGTGCCCTTGTCCCTTCTGGCATTGCTGGATCAAAAGGAGCTGCTTGTCGGCGCCATAGATGTGGCGTCACTGGATGTGGAAACACCCGAGCAGGTCGCGCAAACCTTGCGCCAGGCAATGGCCTACGCGGAGCCTGAACGTATCTTCCCCTGCACCAACTGTGGCATGGCACCGCTGCCCCGCCACGTAGCCGAGGGAAAACTAGAGGCCTTGGGCGCAGGCGCCAAGCTGCTGCGCCGGGACCTCGGCGTGACCTGA
- a CDS encoding cupin domain-containing protein, which translates to MVAESQSNGRPQGRAAEIIEALKLCPHPEGGWFVETFRDTAADGRRGTVTQIYYLLAAGERSAWHRVTDATEIWHHFDGAPLQLSLADEAAGRRVVILGKDVQNGEQLNAVVPMGCWQAAHSLGDWTLVGCTVAPAFEFAGFEMAPDGWEP; encoded by the coding sequence ATGGTTGCTGAGTCTCAAAGCAACGGTCGACCACAGGGTCGGGCCGCTGAAATTATCGAGGCTTTGAAACTATGCCCGCACCCGGAAGGCGGCTGGTTTGTTGAAACCTTTCGAGACACCGCCGCCGACGGACGTCGCGGTACCGTAACCCAGATTTACTATCTGCTGGCCGCTGGGGAACGATCCGCTTGGCATCGGGTCACCGATGCCACGGAGATTTGGCACCACTTTGACGGCGCGCCGTTACAGCTATCCCTTGCGGATGAGGCCGCGGGGCGACGGGTCGTGATACTGGGCAAGGACGTCCAAAACGGCGAGCAACTCAACGCCGTGGTGCCTATGGGTTGCTGGCAGGCGGCTCACTCGCTAGGGGATTGGACTCTGGTCGGCTGCACGGTCGCACCCGCCTTTGAGTTTGCGGGCTTTGAAATGGCGCCGGATGGTTGGGAACCTTAA
- a CDS encoding DUF2182 domain-containing protein, with the protein MNGMVAILKHDRWIVGGALVLVTLGSWAYLLTGAGISMTPADKLWSPGYFLAMLLMWCVMMVAMMLPSAAPMILTFAAIGRKQTKFGARNLALVLFTSGYLIVWCGFSLGAVFLQWALQRAGYPSMMLAENAPLLSGALLIAAGLWQLTPIKQQCLRHCQSPVKFLILRYRPGLPAALKMGCQHGLFCLGCCWFLMLLLFYGGVMNIAWIGGLALFVLVEKLTPPGHWVTKTTGWLLIIWGVIWSATGIHLVS; encoded by the coding sequence ATGAACGGAATGGTCGCGATCCTCAAGCATGACCGTTGGATCGTTGGGGGTGCGCTTGTCCTTGTGACACTGGGATCCTGGGCCTATTTGCTGACCGGCGCGGGTATCTCGATGACCCCTGCGGATAAGCTCTGGAGCCCAGGCTACTTCCTGGCAATGCTGCTAATGTGGTGCGTCATGATGGTCGCCATGATGCTGCCGAGCGCAGCGCCCATGATCCTGACGTTTGCTGCGATCGGTCGCAAGCAAACCAAGTTTGGCGCGAGAAACCTGGCGTTGGTCCTTTTTACGTCCGGCTATCTTATCGTGTGGTGCGGATTCAGTTTGGGGGCAGTGTTTCTCCAATGGGCGCTGCAACGTGCCGGGTATCCCAGCATGATGCTGGCGGAGAACGCGCCCCTTCTAAGCGGCGCGCTTTTGATCGCCGCAGGACTTTGGCAACTCACGCCCATCAAACAGCAGTGTCTGCGCCATTGCCAAAGTCCGGTGAAATTCCTGATCCTGCGGTATCGCCCCGGCCTACCGGCAGCCCTCAAGATGGGGTGCCAGCACGGCCTATTCTGTCTGGGCTGCTGCTGGTTCCTGATGCTGCTTCTATTCTATGGCGGCGTGATGAACATCGCCTGGATTGGCGGATTGGCGCTGTTCGTACTCGTCGAGAAACTTACGCCTCCGGGACATTGGGTGACCAAAACGACGGGGTGGCTCCTCATAATCTGGGGCGTGATCTGGAGCGCCACCGGAATTCACCTGGTCAGTTAA
- a CDS encoding DUF1326 domain-containing protein: protein MSSTDWALKAVEMATCNCDWGCPCQFNALPTHGDCRAVVTIRIEKGHFGDVSLDGVTFACLFSWPGPIHMGQGQGQLIVEESASPDQKAAIEKIYRGEDTEPGATVFNVFSNVIDKYHETLTKPITFTADIGERTGSVRIPGIVEASGEPIRNPVTGLPHRARVNLPHGFEYDVAEYASGNAKTLSGPIELLWNSSHAHFTQLDWTPAGPRHG from the coding sequence ATGTCGAGCACAGATTGGGCTTTAAAGGCCGTTGAAATGGCAACGTGCAACTGCGATTGGGGCTGTCCCTGTCAGTTCAATGCTTTGCCGACCCACGGCGACTGTCGAGCCGTCGTTACCATTCGGATCGAAAAAGGCCACTTCGGTGACGTCTCGTTGGACGGCGTGACCTTTGCTTGCCTTTTCTCCTGGCCCGGACCGATTCACATGGGCCAAGGACAAGGCCAGCTTATCGTCGAGGAATCCGCGAGCCCCGACCAAAAGGCTGCGATCGAGAAAATCTACCGCGGCGAGGATACTGAGCCCGGCGCCACTGTCTTCAATGTTTTTTCTAATGTAATCGATAAGTACCATGAGACACTGACGAAGCCGATCACGTTTACCGCCGATATTGGTGAACGAACCGGAAGTGTTCGAATTCCTGGCATTGTCGAGGCGTCGGGGGAACCGATCCGTAATCCGGTAACCGGCCTGCCACACCGGGCCCGTGTGAACCTGCCACATGGGTTCGAGTACGATGTTGCGGAGTACGCCAGCGGGAACGCGAAGACATTGAGCGGCCCCATCGAACTGCTTTGGAATTCAAGCCATGCCCATTTCACGCAACTCGATTGGACGCCCGCCGGCCCACGGCACGGATAG
- a CDS encoding MFS transporter, whose protein sequence is MRMLLLSVMALIVSFALLLAGNSLQFVVLGLRADLEGFSLPTIGWISAAYFAGFGLGALLAPRVVWIAGHIRTFAAFGSIVSGIALAHALIVDPYAWALMRFVTGFCFAGLYIVVESWLNARADNRYRGRLLSLYGSAAFVGYIVGPIISGLAPASGFDLFVIASIMFSFALVPITLTRASAPVVEEPTKANSFGLIWLFRETPLGVIGIGVISAGQGAFLGLGSTFGARMGLDAESIAGFMSVAMFCGLLFQFPIGWLSDRFDRRAVILSVALFGALGSGLVWFLLEPGDVAWPLLLLTAAVIGTSIFPLYAVMLAYTNDRLPKTSLVGVAAALSLTYSFGSVIGTPLASFFMEAAGPSGFALFLSLILWGLAGFTIFRMIWRKAPVTQDDWSLATVAASPGTIPLDPAAAGDQDRAAPVQDK, encoded by the coding sequence ATGCGTATGCTACTGCTTTCGGTTATGGCGCTTATCGTCAGCTTCGCGCTTCTGTTGGCGGGCAATAGCCTACAGTTCGTTGTTCTGGGCCTGCGAGCGGATTTGGAAGGATTCTCGCTGCCGACCATCGGTTGGATTTCTGCAGCCTACTTTGCCGGTTTCGGTCTCGGTGCGCTGCTGGCGCCGCGCGTGGTTTGGATCGCTGGTCATATCCGCACCTTCGCCGCCTTCGGGTCCATTGTTTCGGGCATTGCGCTTGCCCACGCCTTGATCGTTGATCCTTATGCCTGGGCTTTGATGCGCTTCGTCACCGGCTTTTGCTTCGCGGGGCTCTACATCGTCGTGGAAAGCTGGTTGAACGCCAGGGCAGACAACCGTTACCGGGGACGCTTGTTATCGCTTTACGGCAGCGCCGCCTTTGTCGGCTATATCGTTGGGCCGATCATCTCGGGACTCGCCCCGGCCTCGGGCTTCGATCTCTTCGTGATCGCTTCGATCATGTTCTCCTTCGCGCTGGTGCCGATCACGCTGACGCGCGCCAGCGCGCCTGTCGTCGAGGAGCCAACAAAGGCGAACAGCTTCGGGTTGATTTGGTTGTTTCGCGAAACGCCGCTGGGGGTGATCGGTATCGGTGTCATCAGTGCGGGGCAGGGTGCTTTCTTGGGTCTGGGTTCGACTTTTGGCGCGCGTATGGGCTTGGATGCGGAAAGCATTGCAGGGTTCATGTCGGTCGCCATGTTTTGCGGGCTGCTTTTTCAGTTTCCCATCGGTTGGCTATCCGATCGCTTCGACCGGCGAGCCGTCATTCTTTCGGTTGCTCTATTCGGCGCCCTAGGGAGTGGATTGGTCTGGTTTCTTTTGGAACCGGGAGATGTCGCCTGGCCGCTTCTATTGCTGACGGCGGCGGTTATCGGGACGAGCATTTTTCCGCTTTACGCCGTCATGCTGGCCTATACGAATGACCGTCTTCCCAAAACATCGCTTGTCGGTGTCGCCGCGGCGCTATCGTTGACCTACAGCTTTGGCTCGGTGATCGGTACGCCGCTTGCTTCCTTCTTCATGGAAGCGGCCGGGCCGTCGGGATTTGCCCTTTTTCTGTCGCTCATCCTCTGGGGGTTGGCTGGTTTTACGATCTTCCGCATGATCTGGCGCAAGGCCCCTGTGACCCAGGACGATTGGTCGCTGGCGACGGTCGCGGCGAGCCCGGGCACCATTCCGCTGGATCCGGCCGCCGCTGGCGACCAAGACCGCGCCGCGCCGGTGCAAGACAAGTAA
- the mscL gene encoding large conductance mechanosensitive channel protein MscL, with product MLKEFKEFAMRGNVVDMAVGIIIGAAFGGIVKSLVADVIMPPIGVLLGGVDFSNIFINLSGGDFDSLAAAQEAGAATLNIGVFINTVINFVIVAFAIFLLIRAINQLKRKEEEAPAAEPTTKDCPHCLSTIPVKATRCGHCTSQLNAA from the coding sequence ATGCTCAAAGAGTTCAAAGAATTTGCCATGCGCGGCAATGTCGTCGACATGGCCGTTGGTATCATTATCGGTGCGGCATTCGGGGGTATCGTCAAATCACTCGTGGCCGACGTGATCATGCCCCCGATCGGTGTTTTGTTGGGCGGCGTAGATTTCTCCAACATTTTCATCAACCTGTCAGGCGGCGACTTCGACTCATTGGCAGCCGCGCAGGAAGCCGGCGCTGCGACGTTGAACATCGGCGTCTTCATCAACACGGTCATCAATTTCGTTATCGTAGCCTTCGCTATCTTCTTGCTGATTCGCGCGATCAACCAACTCAAGCGCAAAGAAGAAGAGGCTCCCGCCGCCGAGCCAACGACAAAGGATTGCCCGCACTGCCTTTCGACCATTCCCGTCAAGGCGACACGTTGCGGTCATTGCACGTCGCAACTGAATGCCGCCTGA
- a CDS encoding DUF1326 domain-containing protein: MIDWYIEGLEFGNCNCDWGCPCQFEALPNEGHCRGFEALQINKGHYGDVELDGLRVVMLYAWPGPIFEGNGTLQAIIDERADAQQRHALQTVLYGGETEEAATHWWVFHAMSSHIHEPLFKAIELEIDIDARRANVSVEGVITSVGQPIVSPATGDEHRVRIDIPNGIEFELAEIGSASTKATGAIKLDLNNSYGQFNVLRHSGSGVVH, from the coding sequence ATGATCGATTGGTATATCGAGGGCTTGGAGTTCGGAAACTGCAATTGCGATTGGGGTTGCCCCTGTCAGTTTGAGGCCTTGCCGAACGAAGGGCATTGTCGTGGTTTCGAAGCGCTGCAAATCAACAAGGGGCATTATGGCGATGTAGAGTTGGATGGACTGCGTGTGGTCATGCTCTACGCTTGGCCCGGTCCGATCTTCGAGGGCAACGGGACCCTTCAAGCCATCATTGACGAGCGCGCTGATGCACAACAGCGCCATGCTTTGCAGACCGTTCTTTATGGTGGTGAAACCGAAGAAGCAGCAACGCACTGGTGGGTTTTTCACGCAATGTCCAGCCACATCCATGAACCGCTGTTCAAAGCGATAGAGTTGGAGATTGATATCGATGCTCGCCGCGCCAATGTCTCCGTCGAGGGGGTGATCACATCGGTTGGACAACCGATAGTCTCTCCGGCGACTGGCGATGAACACAGGGTGCGCATTGATATACCCAACGGGATCGAGTTCGAATTGGCGGAGATCGGGAGTGCATCCACCAAGGCCACCGGCGCGATCAAGCTAGATTTGAACAACAGCTACGGTCAGTTCAACGTGCTGCGTCATTCGGGAAGTGGTGTGGTGCACTGA
- a CDS encoding D-cysteine desulfhydrase family protein, translating to MGNKKRATLIDRLERLPRVRLGQLPTPLERLDRLSNETGGAEIWVKRDDCTGLAFGGNKVRQLEYYLGQARKAEADSVLITGAVQSNFVRSCAAAAAKMGLECHIQLEERVPRDDEFYRQSGNVLLDRLLGAQIYSYANGEDEAGADRRLGEIASDLRAAGKRPYIVPLSPGHPPFGALGYVAAAAELAAQLADQGLAPQEIIVASGSGATHAGLLFGIRALDLDIVVTGICVRRDATAQRQRIESRCQEIADLLQMDNPVRNHDLLLDDSYLAPGYGKLNAASKAALLATARSEGLLLDPVYTAKPMAACLDRAAAAQAGCKIIFIHTGGTPALFGYHADLQTLF from the coding sequence ATGGGCAATAAGAAACGTGCGACCCTGATAGATCGACTGGAACGACTGCCTCGCGTCCGCCTTGGGCAATTGCCTACTCCCTTGGAGCGGCTGGATCGTCTCAGCAATGAAACCGGTGGCGCAGAAATCTGGGTAAAGCGTGATGACTGCACCGGCTTGGCATTCGGCGGCAATAAAGTCCGTCAGCTGGAGTATTATCTCGGTCAGGCCAGAAAAGCTGAGGCCGACAGCGTACTGATTACCGGGGCCGTGCAATCCAATTTCGTGCGCTCCTGCGCTGCCGCGGCGGCGAAGATGGGCCTGGAGTGTCACATACAACTTGAAGAGCGTGTGCCCAGGGACGATGAATTCTATCGTCAGTCCGGCAACGTCTTGTTGGACCGCCTGCTGGGCGCCCAAATTTACAGCTATGCGAACGGCGAAGATGAAGCCGGCGCCGACCGCCGCCTCGGCGAGATCGCATCCGACCTTCGGGCAGCCGGGAAGCGACCCTACATCGTGCCGCTGTCTCCGGGGCACCCGCCCTTTGGCGCACTGGGTTATGTTGCGGCGGCGGCTGAACTAGCGGCACAGCTTGCAGATCAAGGCCTTGCGCCACAGGAGATCATCGTCGCATCGGGCAGCGGCGCTACCCACGCCGGGCTTCTGTTCGGCATCAGAGCCCTGGATTTGGATATCGTCGTGACTGGGATCTGCGTCCGGCGGGACGCAACCGCCCAAAGACAGCGGATCGAATCGCGTTGTCAGGAAATCGCCGATCTGCTGCAGATGGATAACCCCGTCCGGAACCATGACCTGCTGCTCGACGACAGTTATCTTGCACCGGGCTACGGCAAGCTGAACGCCGCTTCAAAGGCCGCATTGCTCGCCACGGCGCGCAGCGAAGGTTTGCTGCTCGATCCGGTCTATACAGCCAAACCGATGGCCGCTTGCCTGGATCGCGCGGCAGCAGCGCAGGCCGGGTGTAAAATAATTTTCATTCATACTGGAGGCACGCCCGCACTCTTCGGGTATCATGCTGATCTGCAGACGCTTTTCTAA